The proteins below come from a single Odontesthes bonariensis isolate fOdoBon6 chromosome 18, fOdoBon6.hap1, whole genome shotgun sequence genomic window:
- the LOC142368255 gene encoding general transcription factor II-I repeat domain-containing protein 2A-like produces MHGTTKGEDLFNEVILAMNKFELPFEKLSGIATDGAPAMVGSQKGLTALVKKEMSRLSLDPSDLVVCHCIIHQESLCAHSLKLNNVMKTVVSTINFIKSKGLNTRQFKELLSELESEYGDLVYHCEVRWLSRANMLARFYTLREEVRHFMEMKGKPVMELSDGKFLSDLAFMVDITKHLSELNIKLQGPNQLVSSLISNVKSFEVKLRLWQGQLERGNTVHFPTLQEEKCDVTTEYAGECAKLIQAFDERFHDVKNIQRELDLFATPFNVQPSDVPDNLQMEIIELQNNNELKAKYANLSLLDFYKLYVCAEDFPNLRRHALKFASLFGTTYRCEQFFSKLTLAKTRFRSRLTDQNLENQLRVASSSLPADIRCLAKEKQFQPSH; encoded by the coding sequence ATGCATGGCACTACTAAAGGTGAGGATTTGTTCAATGAAGTTATTCTGGCCATGAACAAATTTGAACTGCCATTTGAGAAGTTGAGCGGCATCGCCACTGATGGAGCACCCGCAATGGTTGGCTCGCAAAAAGGATTGACTGCTTTAGTCAAAAAAGAAATGAGCCGTCTGAGTCTGGATCCAAGTGATTTAGTTGTATGCCACTGCATTATACACCAAGAGAGTCTGTGTGCACATTCCCTGAAGCTTAACAATGTGATGAAAACTGTTGTGTCCACCATAAACTTCATCAAAAGCAAAGGGCTGAACACCCGCCAGTTCAAGGAGCTACTCAGCGAGCTTGAGTCAGAGTACGGTGATCTGGTTTATCACTGTGAAGTGCGGTGGCTGAGTCGTGCAAATATGCTCGCACGGTTTTATACACTGCGGGAAGAAGTCAGACACTTCATGGAGATGAAGGGGAAACCTGTCATGGAGCTCAGTGATGGTAAGTTCCTCAGTGATCTGGCCTTCATGGTGGACATCACCAAGCACCTGTCAGAGCTAAACATTAAGCTGCAAGGTCCCAACCAGCTCGTCAGCTCTCTGATTTCAAATGTGAAATCATTTGAAGTGAAGTTAAGGCTGTGGCAAGGACAACTGGAAAGGGGAAACACTGTGCACTTTCCCACCTTGCAAGAAGAAAAGTGTGATGTTACAACTGAATATGCTGGTGAGTGTGCAAAGCTAATTCAGGCATTTGATGAAAGGTTTCATGATGTGAAAAATATACAAAGGGAACTGGACCTGTTTGCTACGCCGTTTAATGTGCAACCATCTGATGTGCCAGACAACCTCCAAATGGAAATAATTGAGCTGCAAAACAACAATGAGCTCAAAGCTAAGTACGCCAACCTCTCTCTGCTGGACTTTTACAAACTGTACGTTTGTGCTGAGGATTTTCCAAACCTGAGGAGACATGCCCTGAAGTTTGCATCTCTGTTTGGGACAACGTACCGCTGTGAACAGTTCTTTTCAAAACTGACACTTGCAAAGACTCGCTTCCGCTCAAGACTGACTGACCAAAACTTGGAAAACCAGCTTCGAGTAGCATCATCATCACTGCCAGCTGACATCAGATGCCTagccaaagagaaacagttCCAACCATCACATTAG